The stretch of DNA ACGGTCGAAGGGCGCAAAACCATTACCTACACCGTTGGTCAGCACCACGAAAAACTCTTGCACTATCAACAGGGCGAATCTGACCTTGCTTTCATAAAGGGAAAGTGGTATCTGTTGGCAACCTGTGACGTACCCGATGAAGAAGGGGGCGAAATCGTTGATGCACTCGGCGTTGATTTGGGCATCGTAACGCTGGCTACGGATTCGGACGGGCAAACCTTTAGCGGGGCCAATGTAGAAGCTACCCGCCAATGGTACGCCAAACGACGCGCTACCCTGCAAAGCGTCGGTACTAAGTCGGCTAAATGTAGACTTAAAAAACTCTCCAGGAAACAACGTCGGTTTCAGTCCGACACGAATCATTGCATTTCCAAGTCCCTTGTATCGAAGGCTAAGGCATCTAACCGGGCTATCGTTCTGGAAGACCTGACAGGGATTTCCAAAAACGTTAGAAAGGATGAGAAACGGTTGCGCCAATGGCAACGGGCTAAACATGCCAATTGGGCTTTCTACCAGCTTCGTCGCTTCATTGGCTATAAGGCTACCTTGTCGGGTGTGGCCGTACTGCTGATTGACCCGCGCAACACGTCCCGCATGTGTAGCCAGTGCGGACACTGCGAGAAGGCAAACCGAAAGTCGCAATCGGAGTTTGTATGTCGGTCGTGTGGTCATTCGGCTAATGCGGATTACAATGCGTCGCAAAACATTAAAAACAGTGGGCTTGGTCAGATAGCCTATGGTGTCGAGTCCGGGACGCGTAGTCTAACCACTCAGGCACAAGCTCCCGGCTTTAGTCGGGGGTAGCTGACGCTCTACCTGGTAAATTCCGTGATTATTCTGATGGCAACCTGGCAACTGAAGCGAAGTCGTGAAACTGTCTATTCGGTCAGTTTTCCCTTTTTAAGATAACGCACTATGTTCAGACACCTCATCTCCTGTGTAACGTGGTTAGGCCCGATATTTCTGTCGCTGTGCGTAGTCAATCCCGCAGAAGCCCAGGTCGATCAGCAACGTGCTGAAGAATACTTCAGCGAGGCAACTACCATCTGTCAGCGCGATGGTGGACGACTATGGGGCATCTCTTTATGTGGGCCAATGGTGTTCGCAGATGCCCGGACGCGAACGCGCGCGACCAGTCAACCCCATTCGGCAGAAGACTGGCCTCGAGTTTTTGGTTTCACCAATGCGCCAGTTGACTGGGGCGGTACCCGTTGGGTCACCTATACCTGGGATTTCACCACAGCCCTACCGAATTCGCGTGTACGGAGGGAGTTCATGTTGCACGAGTTATTTCATCGCATTCAACCAGACCTCGGATTGATGCCCCTTTCGGGACAGAACGCACACCTGGACACGTTTGAAGGACGAATCTGGCTGCGGCTTGAGTGGCGCGCCCTGTCGCGGGCACTCGCTCAGTCGGGAGAGGATCGCAAACGCACGCTGGGCGATGCAGCCGCCTTCCGGCTGAAACGGCGTTCGCTGTTTGGCAATGCCGCCGAGAACGAGCGCGTCGAAGAAATCCGCGAAGGTCTTGCCCAATATACTGGTATCGTCGTGGTGGCCGACTCGCGTGCTGACGCAATCGCCAGCACAATCGAACACTTAGCTGCGGCTGAAGGACACGAGACGTTTTTGCAACAATCCTATGCAGCCGGAACGGCGTACGGGGTACTTCTCGATGACGCATCAGCGGATTGGCGACGCAACGTGCGTAGCAATTCAGACCTCGGACAGATGCTGATGGCGGCCTTGAATGTGGCACCCGCTGCTGACGCGGTCGAAGCCTCGGCGCGTTATGGTGGCCCGGAAATTCGCTCCGCCGAACAGACACGCGCCGAGCAGCGACGAACCCGCGAACGTGAACTGCGGAGCCGCTTTGTTGATGGCCCTGTGCTGCTCATTCCGTCAGGCGGTGGCACAACGTTTAACGCGGTAGGAGCCACGCCCATTCCCGGAGTCGGGACG from Spirosoma montaniterrae encodes:
- a CDS encoding RNA-guided endonuclease InsQ/TnpB family protein; protein product: MKLTAQIRLLPTPQQATALRLTLERGNEACNLVSAYAFEQKVFRSQEIQKVLYYRLKEEFGLSAQFVIRCLAKVADSYKTLKAQIRNHNATCEPDKKRSLTQISYRPTGAIAFDSRILSYRTDRKTVSIWTVEGRKTITYTVGQHHEKLLHYQQGESDLAFIKGKWYLLATCDVPDEEGGEIVDALGVDLGIVTLATDSDGQTFSGANVEATRQWYAKRRATLQSVGTKSAKCRLKKLSRKQRRFQSDTNHCISKSLVSKAKASNRAIVLEDLTGISKNVRKDEKRLRQWQRAKHANWAFYQLRRFIGYKATLSGVAVLLIDPRNTSRMCSQCGHCEKANRKSQSEFVCRSCGHSANADYNASQNIKNSGLGQIAYGVESGTRSLTTQAQAPGFSRG